The following coding sequences are from one Halomonas sp. HAL1 window:
- a CDS encoding NADP-dependent isocitrate dehydrogenase, translating to MTKTPKIIYTLTDEAPALATYSLLPIIDAFTDSAGIQVETRDISLAARIISQFPDYLSEEQQIGDHLAELGELTKTPEANIIKLPNISASLPQLKAVIKELQQQGYKLPDYPEAPQTDEEKDIQARYDKTKGSAVNPVLREGNSDRRAPLSVKNYARKYPHRMGEWSSDSKSHVAHMSEGDFYGSEKSALIEKATDLKIELVAKDGSTTVLKQKTPVLEGEVVDGAVMSRNALRRFVAEEVADAKAKDVLFSLHLKATMMKVSDPIMFGMVVSEFYQDVLSKHADELKQAGFDPNNGIGDLYSAIKSLPAERQKQIEDEIQALYAERPRLAMVNSHKGITNLHVPSDVIIDASMPAMIRDSGKMWGADDQLHDVKAVIPDRCYAGIYQTVIEDCKQHGAFDPTTMGSVPNVGLMAQKAEEYGSHDKTFQIPTDGTVRVTDADGNVVLEHSVEQGDIWRMCQTKDAPVRDWVKLAVNRARESGTPAIFWLDAQRTHDAQLIKKVESYLKEHDTAGLDIRIMTPEDAMRFSLERIRKGEDTISVTGNVLRDYLTDLFPIMELGTSAKMLSIVPLMNGGGLFETGAGGSAPKHVQQLLEENHLRWDSLGEFLALAASLEHLGSTFDNARAKMLAKALDQANGKFLDSNKSPSRKVGELDNRGSHFYLALYWAEALAEQSGDAEMQELFGRLTEALKAKEATIVDELNRVQGQPTDIGGYYHPDHELTDKVMRPSKTLNETLSIVAKG from the coding sequence ATGACCAAAACGCCGAAGATCATCTATACGCTCACCGACGAAGCCCCCGCGCTTGCGACGTACTCCCTGTTGCCGATTATCGATGCCTTCACCGATTCAGCGGGTATCCAGGTAGAGACGCGCGATATTTCACTGGCCGCTCGGATTATCTCTCAGTTTCCTGATTACCTGAGCGAAGAGCAACAGATCGGCGATCACCTGGCCGAGCTTGGCGAACTGACCAAGACCCCAGAAGCTAACATCATCAAATTACCTAACATCAGTGCTTCACTGCCTCAGTTAAAAGCGGTGATTAAAGAGCTGCAGCAGCAGGGCTACAAGCTTCCTGACTACCCGGAAGCGCCCCAGACTGACGAAGAGAAAGACATTCAGGCGCGTTACGACAAAACCAAAGGCAGTGCCGTTAACCCGGTGTTGCGTGAAGGTAACTCAGACCGCCGCGCACCGCTGTCGGTTAAAAATTATGCGCGTAAATACCCGCACCGCATGGGCGAGTGGAGCAGCGACTCCAAGTCCCACGTGGCGCATATGAGTGAAGGCGATTTTTACGGCAGTGAGAAGTCGGCGCTGATTGAAAAAGCTACCGATCTTAAGATTGAGCTGGTCGCTAAAGATGGCAGCACAACAGTGCTCAAGCAGAAAACGCCAGTACTCGAAGGCGAAGTCGTTGACGGTGCGGTGATGAGCCGTAACGCGCTGCGTCGTTTCGTGGCGGAAGAAGTGGCCGACGCCAAAGCTAAAGATGTGCTGTTCTCGCTGCACCTCAAAGCGACCATGATGAAAGTCTCTGATCCGATCATGTTCGGTATGGTGGTTAGTGAGTTCTATCAGGACGTGCTTAGCAAGCACGCGGATGAGCTGAAGCAGGCAGGCTTTGATCCCAATAACGGTATTGGCGATCTCTACTCGGCAATTAAGTCGCTGCCTGCAGAGCGTCAGAAGCAAATTGAGGACGAGATCCAGGCGCTGTATGCCGAGCGTCCACGCCTTGCAATGGTGAATTCTCATAAAGGCATCACCAACCTGCACGTGCCCAGCGACGTGATTATCGATGCGTCCATGCCTGCGATGATTCGTGACTCCGGTAAGATGTGGGGTGCCGACGACCAACTGCACGATGTTAAAGCGGTAATTCCTGATCGCTGCTACGCCGGTATCTACCAAACCGTGATCGAAGACTGCAAACAGCACGGTGCGTTTGATCCGACCACCATGGGCAGCGTGCCTAACGTCGGCCTTATGGCGCAGAAAGCTGAAGAGTACGGTTCTCACGACAAGACCTTCCAGATTCCCACCGACGGCACCGTGCGGGTCACGGATGCCGACGGCAACGTCGTGCTTGAGCACAGCGTAGAGCAGGGCGACATCTGGCGTATGTGCCAGACCAAAGATGCCCCGGTTCGTGACTGGGTGAAACTGGCGGTGAACCGCGCTCGTGAAAGCGGCACCCCGGCTATTTTCTGGCTGGACGCGCAGCGCACCCACGATGCTCAGCTGATCAAGAAAGTAGAAAGCTACTTGAAAGAGCATGATACCGCTGGCCTGGATATTCGCATCATGACGCCGGAAGACGCGATGCGCTTCTCGCTGGAGCGTATCCGCAAGGGCGAAGATACCATCTCCGTGACCGGTAACGTTCTGCGTGACTATCTGACCGATCTGTTCCCGATCATGGAGCTCGGTACCAGCGCCAAGATGCTTTCGATCGTACCGTTGATGAATGGCGGTGGCCTGTTTGAAACTGGCGCTGGTGGCTCTGCCCCTAAGCACGTTCAACAGCTGTTGGAAGAGAACCACCTGCGTTGGGACTCACTGGGTGAATTTTTAGCCTTAGCCGCTTCGCTTGAGCATCTGGGCAGCACGTTCGATAACGCCCGAGCGAAAATGTTAGCCAAGGCGCTCGATCAGGCCAACGGTAAGTTCCTGGATAGTAACAAGTCACCTTCACGCAAAGTGGGTGAACTCGACAATCGCGGTAGCCATTTCTATTTAGCGCTATACTGGGCAGAAGCCTTGGCTGAGCAGAGTGGTGATGCCGAAATGCAGGAACTGTTCGGTCGCTTAACCGAAGCGCTAAAAGCCAAAGAGGCGACGATTGTCGATGAGCTTAATAGGGTGCAGGGCCAGCCTACCGATATTGGTGGCTACTACCATCCTGACCATGAGTTGACGGACAAAGTGATGCGTCCCAGCAAGACCCTCAACGAGACGTTATCCATCGTCGCTAAAGGCTAA
- the clpS gene encoding ATP-dependent Clp protease adapter ClpS, translated as MPDEDGDIAVQPAEPALAQPPLYKVVLHNDDYTPMEFVIEVLQGFFNMDSETAVQVMLAVHTQGKATCGVFTRDIAETKSYQVNEYARECEHPLISDIEAAN; from the coding sequence ATGCCCGATGAAGATGGCGATATAGCGGTGCAGCCGGCAGAACCAGCGCTGGCGCAACCGCCGCTTTATAAGGTGGTGCTTCATAATGACGACTACACGCCGATGGAATTCGTTATTGAAGTACTACAAGGTTTTTTCAACATGGATAGCGAGACGGCCGTTCAGGTCATGCTCGCGGTACATACCCAAGGAAAGGCCACTTGCGGCGTGTTTACGCGCGATATAGCGGAAACCAAAAGCTATCAGGTAAACGAGTACGCCCGTGAGTGTGAGCATCCGTTGATAAGTGATATTGAGGCCGCCAATTAA
- the clpA gene encoding ATP-dependent Clp protease ATP-binding subunit ClpA gives MLSKELEMTLNTAFTVARSKRHEFMTVEHLLLALLDNASAVDVLKACGANLDKLRSDLQDFINSTTPLIPEGQGDRETQPTLGFQRVLQRAVFHVQSSGKSEVSGANVLVAIFSEQESQAVYFLKQQSVARVDAVNYIAHGISKVAGHGPSPSPSSAENEDAEEGSNEGAAHPLTGYATNLNEQARLGKIDPLIGRDHELERVVQILARRRKNNPLLVGEAGVGKTAIAEGLAKRIVEKDVPDVIADAVVYSLDMGALLAGTKYRGDFEKRLKSLLGELRKQPNAVLFIDEIHTVIGAGAASGGVMDASNLLKPMLSSGELRCIGSTTFQEFRGIFEKDRALARRFQKVDVMAPSVDDTIKILKGLRSRFEEHHELKYTDGALESAARLADRYINDRFLPDKAIDVIDEAGAHQRLLPPEVRAKTIDVEQVEAVVASIARIPPKSVSSSDRKLLEKLDRDLKMLVFGQDEAIDSLSAAIKLSRAGLKAPDKPVGSFLFAGPTGVGKTEVAKQLAHIMGIELVRFDMSEYMERHTVSRLIGAPPGYVGYDQGGLLTEAVTKQPHCVLLLDEIEKAHPEVFNLLLQVMDHGRLTDNNGREADFRHVILIMTSNAGAEQASRRSIGFQHQDHSTDAMEVIRRTFSPEFRNRLDSIIQFHSLPVSVVRNVVDKFLIELQAQLDEKRVQLDVDDMARDWLADKGYDPDMGARPMARLIQEKLKKPLAEMILFGELADQGGIVHVSLEEGELHLATETEMADAP, from the coding sequence ATGCTGAGCAAAGAACTTGAAATGACCCTGAACACGGCCTTTACCGTGGCCCGCTCCAAGCGCCACGAGTTTATGACCGTTGAGCACCTGCTGCTAGCGTTGCTGGATAATGCCTCAGCGGTAGACGTACTGAAGGCGTGCGGGGCTAACCTCGACAAACTGCGGTCCGATCTGCAGGATTTTATCAACTCGACCACCCCGCTGATCCCAGAGGGTCAGGGTGATCGTGAAACACAACCCACGCTCGGATTTCAACGCGTTTTACAGCGTGCGGTTTTCCATGTTCAGTCATCTGGTAAGAGCGAAGTATCCGGCGCGAATGTGCTGGTGGCTATCTTCTCTGAACAAGAGAGCCAGGCGGTTTACTTCCTTAAACAGCAAAGCGTAGCCCGCGTTGACGCGGTGAATTACATTGCCCACGGTATCTCTAAAGTGGCTGGTCACGGGCCATCTCCTTCGCCCTCGTCAGCAGAAAATGAAGATGCAGAAGAGGGAAGCAACGAAGGTGCTGCACACCCGCTTACTGGTTATGCCACTAATTTGAACGAGCAGGCGCGGCTGGGCAAAATCGATCCGTTGATTGGCCGCGACCATGAGCTTGAGCGCGTCGTTCAGATCCTGGCGCGTCGTCGCAAGAATAACCCGCTTCTGGTGGGTGAGGCTGGCGTAGGTAAAACCGCGATTGCTGAAGGTTTGGCCAAACGTATTGTTGAAAAAGACGTGCCCGATGTCATTGCCGACGCAGTGGTTTACTCGCTCGATATGGGCGCGTTGCTGGCGGGCACCAAATACCGCGGTGATTTTGAGAAACGTCTTAAGAGCCTGCTTGGCGAGCTTCGTAAACAGCCTAACGCAGTGCTTTTCATTGATGAAATCCACACCGTCATCGGTGCGGGTGCCGCCTCCGGCGGTGTGATGGATGCGTCGAACCTGCTTAAGCCGATGCTCTCTTCGGGCGAGCTACGCTGCATTGGTTCAACCACGTTCCAGGAATTCCGCGGTATCTTTGAAAAAGACCGTGCGTTAGCGCGCCGCTTCCAAAAAGTGGACGTAATGGCGCCGTCGGTTGACGATACCATCAAGATCCTCAAAGGTCTGCGTTCACGCTTTGAAGAGCACCATGAGCTTAAGTACACCGACGGTGCATTAGAAAGCGCAGCGCGGTTGGCGGATCGCTATATCAATGATCGCTTCCTGCCTGACAAAGCGATTGACGTGATTGACGAGGCGGGCGCTCACCAGCGGCTATTACCGCCGGAAGTGCGCGCTAAAACGATTGACGTTGAGCAAGTAGAAGCCGTCGTGGCCTCTATTGCGCGTATTCCGCCGAAGAGTGTTTCAAGCTCTGATCGTAAGCTGCTTGAAAAGCTCGACCGTGACCTGAAAATGCTGGTCTTTGGTCAGGATGAAGCAATCGATAGCCTCTCAGCGGCTATTAAGCTGTCCCGTGCGGGGCTCAAAGCGCCCGACAAACCGGTGGGTAGCTTCTTGTTTGCTGGTCCCACCGGGGTGGGTAAAACCGAAGTGGCCAAGCAGCTTGCGCATATTATGGGCATTGAGCTGGTTCGCTTTGATATGTCGGAGTACATGGAGCGTCATACCGTTTCGCGTCTGATTGGTGCGCCTCCAGGTTATGTTGGTTATGACCAAGGTGGCCTGTTGACCGAAGCAGTCACTAAACAGCCGCACTGTGTACTGTTGTTGGATGAGATTGAAAAAGCGCACCCGGAAGTCTTCAACCTGCTACTGCAAGTGATGGATCACGGTCGCTTAACGGATAATAACGGACGCGAAGCGGATTTCCGCCACGTTATCCTGATCATGACCTCTAACGCCGGTGCCGAGCAGGCGTCACGCCGTTCGATTGGTTTCCAGCATCAAGACCACTCGACCGATGCCATGGAAGTGATCCGTCGCACGTTCTCGCCAGAGTTCCGCAATCGCCTGGATAGCATTATCCAGTTCCACTCACTGCCGGTTTCTGTTGTACGCAACGTGGTCGACAAGTTCTTGATAGAACTGCAGGCGCAGCTGGATGAGAAGCGTGTTCAACTGGATGTGGACGACATGGCGCGGGATTGGCTGGCCGACAAAGGCTATGATCCTGATATGGGTGCACGCCCAATGGCGCGCCTCATTCAAGAGAAGCTGAAGAAGCCATTAGCCGAGATGATTCTGTTTGGTGAGTTGGCTGATCAGGGTGGCATTGTTCATGTCAGCCTGGAAGAGGGCGAACTTCACCTTGCCACAGAAACGGAAATGGCCGATGCGCCCTGA
- the infA gene encoding translation initiation factor IF-1, with translation MAREDHIEMEGVIVDTLPNTMFRVELENGHVVTAHISGKMRKNYIRILTGDKVKVELTPYDLSKGRIVYRSR, from the coding sequence ATGGCACGCGAAGATCATATTGAAATGGAAGGCGTTATCGTCGATACCCTTCCGAACACCATGTTTCGTGTTGAGCTGGAAAACGGTCACGTTGTTACCGCTCACATCTCTGGCAAAATGCGCAAAAACTATATCCGCATTCTGACCGGCGATAAGGTAAAAGTAGAGCTAACACCTTACGATCTTTCTAAAGGCCGTATCGTATACCGTTCGCGCTAA
- a CDS encoding arginyltransferase — protein MSSNTPRRPVRDLRFFLTVPHSCSYLPGREATTLFLDPQESPVPGVYDSLALLGFRRSGRHLYRPHCEGCNACRSVRIPVEQFESNRTQRKIWRRNADISIRIMPAYFASTHYSLYADYIRQRHADGDMYPPSREQYRTFLTLDEPYAHLMEMYLHDELVGVAAFDQLEHGLSAIYTFFAVSEELDKRSLGTFAILKLVELSRQKELPHLYLGYWIEECRKMRYKQAFAPLEILDGRHWRQLIR, from the coding sequence GTGAGTAGTAACACTCCGCGTCGCCCGGTGCGGGATTTGCGCTTCTTCCTTACCGTGCCTCATTCTTGCAGCTATTTACCCGGCAGAGAGGCGACGACGCTGTTCCTCGACCCTCAGGAGTCACCTGTGCCTGGCGTCTATGACTCGCTGGCACTGCTAGGGTTTCGTCGCAGCGGGCGTCATCTATACCGTCCTCACTGCGAAGGATGCAACGCCTGCCGCTCGGTGCGTATTCCGGTTGAGCAGTTTGAGTCTAATCGCACACAGCGTAAAATCTGGCGTCGCAATGCCGATATTAGCATCCGCATCATGCCCGCTTACTTTGCATCCACCCACTACTCGCTTTACGCTGATTATATTCGTCAGCGCCATGCTGACGGTGATATGTATCCGCCCAGCCGTGAACAGTACCGCACGTTTCTCACTCTTGATGAGCCCTATGCTCATCTCATGGAAATGTACCTTCACGACGAACTGGTCGGCGTGGCTGCCTTTGACCAACTGGAACATGGCCTATCCGCCATCTACACCTTCTTTGCCGTTAGCGAGGAACTGGATAAGCGTTCACTCGGCACTTTTGCCATTCTCAAACTGGTAGAGCTCAGCCGACAAAAAGAGCTTCCGCACCTATATTTAGGGTATTGGATCGAAGAGTGCCGTAAGATGCGCTACAAACAGGCTTTTGCGCCGCTAGAAATTCTTGATGGGCGCCATTGGCGGCAGTTAATTCGCTAA
- the aat gene encoding leucyl/phenylalanyl-tRNA--protein transferase: protein MLPWLSSPYPNFPTTATALDSPNGLLAAGGELSPVWLVEAYRRGIFPWFSDDDPILWWSPDPRMILLPEQFKQRRSLTKRLRHGGFHITLDQHFDQVIQACAAPRDEEGGTWITAEMRDAYSQLNALGIAHSIEVHQNGQLVGGLYGIAMGPVFFGESMFSRTPDASKVALAHLARAMREHDGKLIDCQMHTPHLASLGAITVAREAFINYLKNWLPDKAFTLPSSPVEIPAVPASLWLKAIATEDND from the coding sequence ATGCTACCTTGGCTTTCCTCGCCATATCCTAACTTTCCAACCACCGCTACGGCCCTGGATTCCCCCAACGGCCTGCTGGCAGCCGGTGGAGAGCTTTCCCCCGTTTGGCTGGTAGAAGCCTACCGGCGGGGAATCTTTCCGTGGTTCAGCGATGACGACCCCATTTTATGGTGGAGTCCAGACCCGCGCATGATACTCCTACCCGAGCAATTTAAGCAGCGTCGTAGTCTGACCAAGCGATTACGCCATGGTGGCTTCCATATCACCCTGGATCAACACTTCGATCAGGTTATTCAGGCCTGTGCCGCCCCCCGCGACGAAGAAGGCGGCACCTGGATCACTGCCGAAATGCGCGACGCTTACAGCCAGCTAAATGCACTCGGCATTGCCCATAGCATTGAAGTCCATCAAAACGGACAGTTGGTAGGTGGCCTGTATGGTATCGCAATGGGGCCGGTGTTTTTTGGCGAATCGATGTTCTCCCGCACACCAGACGCCTCCAAGGTAGCGCTAGCCCACCTAGCCAGGGCTATGCGCGAGCATGATGGTAAGCTCATCGACTGCCAAATGCATACCCCTCACTTGGCCAGCCTGGGCGCTATTACAGTCGCTCGCGAGGCATTCATCAACTATCTTAAAAACTGGTTACCCGATAAGGCGTTTACGTTACCCTCATCACCCGTTGAAATACCGGCTGTTCCTGCATCGCTGTGGCTGAAGGCGATTGCTACTGAGGATAACGATTAG
- a CDS encoding DNA translocase FtsK gives MKVNKAVNKRTQRSARQTPPSASSARVNAAKDKARRFGLRLQGSVREGVVVLLLALCVFLLLALFSYHPSDPGWSYQGPETDIRNWMGQVGAWLADVLYSLLGASALWWPGMFGFAAWWLIRSRQVRFELDPVAIAVHAGGLVLLIFGTTMLGALHFYHPDSMLPYASGGILGEGLVGALRPLVGSGGVGLIAAALILSGFPLFSGMSWLQVADELGKRICRLGGWLSARRQASRMRAAQRAAAKPAPAAKSQVKPELAPKASYVEDKSAEVKPAEAKPADVKSTEARPTAESVGVGKSATGRERREPGFSMPFDNSVTDHSAATEHSSETTDTSIPWETAAFSSNKHVPAKSPAATEEPAVSAPAKASVPPVDKAAEEAEVPAPPAPRENAFVQAEEPAIAPEPVLKENDEPKEADVSFPLHASRQEASPAPAASNFFVSDEAPDEKTHTQSAPAERRSEPTLSESPEAVPRRAMEPEPARKPERVAEVVPEPVWDDEEMDDELYQPEEPSEPAPVPTPAARQEPTFSPDVQTQESDEGPALWTVEHLQSQRPAFETLDEPEGDVPSLQLLTPAEPHQPNYSDEQLADMAELLEVRLREYGVKAEVVDTWPGPVITRFEIKPAAGVKVSKISNLAKDLARSLMVKSVRVVEVIPGRPTVGIEIPNPNRAMIRLREVIDSDRYQQETSPLTMALGQDIGGSPVVANLGKMPHLLVAGTTGSGKSVGVNAMLISMLLKAKPSELKLIMVDPKMLELSVYDGIPHLLAPVVTDMKEAANSLRWCVAEMERRYKLMAAMGVRNIAGFNGRLDEAERAGAQVADPLWEPQPWEVHQPHPVLEKLPYIVVVIDEFADMFMIVGKKVEELIARLAQKARAAGIHLILATQRPSVDVVTGLIKANIPSRMAFQVSSRIDSRTILDQGGAESLLGHGDMLYLPAGSGPPNRIHGAFVDDDEVHRVVDDWKRRGAPEYIEEILSGGVSADALTGLEAEGSDSDDAEQDALYDEAIQFVTETRKASISAVQRRFKIGYNRAARLVEAMEGAGVVTSMGSNGAREVLAPPPVGH, from the coding sequence TTGAAAGTGAATAAAGCAGTCAACAAGCGAACGCAGCGTAGCGCGCGTCAAACACCACCATCGGCTTCTTCTGCGCGTGTTAACGCCGCAAAGGATAAGGCTCGCCGTTTTGGCCTGCGCTTACAAGGCTCCGTGCGCGAAGGCGTAGTGGTGTTACTGCTAGCGCTGTGTGTGTTTTTATTATTAGCCTTATTTAGTTACCACCCCTCTGACCCAGGCTGGTCTTACCAAGGGCCGGAAACGGACATACGTAACTGGATGGGACAGGTGGGGGCCTGGTTAGCCGATGTTCTCTATTCACTGCTAGGGGCCAGTGCGCTGTGGTGGCCGGGGATGTTTGGTTTTGCCGCCTGGTGGCTGATTCGATCGCGCCAGGTACGTTTTGAACTCGACCCGGTCGCGATTGCCGTGCATGCGGGTGGTTTAGTCCTCCTTATTTTTGGCACCACCATGTTAGGTGCGCTGCACTTTTATCATCCTGACAGTATGCTGCCCTACGCCTCTGGCGGCATTTTAGGGGAAGGCTTGGTCGGTGCGCTAAGGCCTTTAGTAGGCAGTGGCGGCGTTGGCTTAATCGCCGCAGCGCTCATTTTAAGCGGCTTTCCGTTATTTAGCGGCATGTCGTGGCTGCAGGTGGCGGATGAGCTCGGTAAGCGCATATGTCGCCTGGGTGGCTGGCTATCGGCTCGTCGGCAGGCAAGCCGCATGCGCGCAGCGCAGCGAGCGGCCGCGAAACCCGCCCCTGCGGCGAAGTCTCAAGTAAAACCCGAGCTAGCGCCCAAAGCTTCATATGTTGAGGATAAGTCTGCTGAGGTTAAACCTGCTGAAGCCAAGCCTGCTGACGTTAAGTCGACTGAAGCTAGGCCGACTGCTGAATCGGTAGGTGTAGGTAAAAGTGCCACGGGTCGCGAACGGCGCGAGCCAGGTTTCTCCATGCCGTTTGATAACAGTGTCACCGACCATTCAGCCGCTACTGAGCACAGCAGCGAGACCACCGATACCTCGATTCCCTGGGAAACTGCGGCTTTTTCAAGCAATAAGCACGTGCCTGCTAAATCACCTGCCGCTACCGAGGAGCCAGCAGTGTCGGCGCCTGCAAAGGCGTCAGTGCCGCCAGTAGATAAAGCCGCAGAAGAGGCGGAGGTGCCGGCACCCCCAGCGCCGCGAGAAAATGCCTTTGTCCAGGCAGAGGAGCCGGCAATAGCGCCTGAGCCCGTTCTCAAGGAAAACGATGAGCCCAAGGAAGCCGACGTCTCCTTCCCGCTACATGCCTCGCGTCAGGAAGCGTCGCCGGCACCTGCTGCAAGTAACTTCTTTGTCAGCGACGAAGCGCCTGATGAGAAAACGCATACTCAGTCAGCGCCTGCTGAACGCCGCAGTGAGCCGACGCTCAGCGAGTCACCTGAAGCTGTTCCTAGGCGCGCCATGGAGCCTGAGCCCGCACGTAAGCCTGAGCGTGTGGCTGAAGTCGTCCCGGAGCCAGTGTGGGACGACGAAGAGATGGACGATGAGTTATATCAGCCAGAGGAGCCAAGCGAACCAGCGCCAGTGCCTACGCCAGCTGCACGCCAAGAGCCCACTTTCTCGCCTGATGTTCAAACGCAAGAATCTGACGAAGGCCCCGCGCTGTGGACCGTGGAGCATTTGCAGAGCCAGCGGCCTGCCTTTGAGACTCTGGACGAGCCCGAAGGCGATGTGCCGAGCCTGCAACTGCTGACACCTGCTGAACCGCATCAGCCCAATTACAGCGATGAACAGTTGGCCGACATGGCCGAACTGCTTGAAGTACGGTTGCGCGAATACGGTGTTAAGGCGGAAGTCGTCGATACCTGGCCTGGGCCCGTGATTACCCGCTTTGAAATCAAGCCTGCTGCGGGCGTGAAGGTCTCCAAGATCAGTAATCTTGCCAAAGACCTGGCGCGCTCACTGATGGTGAAGAGTGTGCGGGTGGTGGAGGTTATTCCCGGGCGACCCACGGTGGGGATTGAAATACCCAACCCCAACCGCGCCATGATCCGCCTGCGCGAAGTGATCGACTCCGACCGTTATCAGCAGGAGACGTCACCGCTCACCATGGCGCTTGGTCAGGATATTGGCGGCAGCCCTGTGGTGGCCAACCTGGGCAAAATGCCTCACTTATTGGTAGCCGGTACCACCGGGTCGGGTAAATCAGTGGGCGTTAACGCCATGCTGATCTCGATGCTGCTTAAGGCGAAGCCCAGCGAGCTGAAGCTCATCATGGTCGACCCTAAAATGCTGGAGCTGTCGGTCTACGATGGTATCCCCCATTTGTTGGCGCCAGTGGTCACCGATATGAAAGAGGCGGCCAACAGCCTGCGCTGGTGTGTGGCCGAGATGGAGCGCCGCTATAAGCTGATGGCGGCCATGGGTGTGCGTAATATCGCAGGCTTTAATGGCCGCCTGGATGAAGCCGAACGCGCCGGTGCCCAAGTGGCAGATCCGTTGTGGGAGCCACAGCCCTGGGAAGTGCACCAGCCGCATCCGGTATTGGAGAAGCTGCCCTATATCGTGGTGGTGATCGACGAATTTGCTGACATGTTCATGATCGTCGGCAAAAAGGTCGAAGAGCTGATTGCCCGCCTGGCACAAAAGGCCCGCGCCGCGGGTATCCATTTGATTCTAGCGACACAGCGCCCCTCGGTGGACGTTGTGACTGGCTTGATCAAGGCCAATATTCCTTCGCGGATGGCCTTTCAGGTGTCATCGCGCATCGATTCGCGCACAATTCTTGACCAGGGCGGTGCTGAAAGTTTGCTCGGGCACGGTGATATGCTCTACCTGCCTGCTGGCTCTGGGCCGCCTAATCGTATCCACGGTGCCTTTGTGGATGATGATGAAGTGCACCGGGTGGTCGATGACTGGAAGCGTCGGGGCGCACCGGAGTACATCGAAGAGATCCTCTCAGGGGGCGTCTCAGCCGATGCCTTGACCGGCCTTGAAGCCGAAGGGAGCGATAGTGACGATGCCGAACAGGATGCGCTTTATGATGAGGCTATCCAGTTTGTTACTGAAACACGCAAAGCGTCGATTTCTGCTGTCCAGCGCCGCTTCAAGATCGGCTACAACCGGGCCGCTCGCTTGGTTGAGGCCATGGAGGGCGCTGGTGTAGTGACCTCAATGGGTTCCAACGGCGCCCGGGAAGTGCTTGCGCCACCTCCGGTAGGCCATTAA
- the lolA gene encoding outer membrane lipoprotein chaperone LolA, with protein MRDTLKGRPSSLAFAASALGLTFGAPVWADDAAERLTERLDPLESYQATFEQQILDGSGERLQSARGEMWLSRPGLLRWEVEAPYSQTVVSDGDDVYMYDPDLEQVTVQAMDDRVTHTPALLLSGSVDELTESYEVFYEQDGGEDVFTLVPISADTLFEELSMVFDADTLTELWMMDSTGQRTAITFSNITSNGNIDQSMFDFEIPEGTDVIREQL; from the coding sequence ATGCGCGATACGCTAAAAGGACGACCTTCATCACTGGCATTTGCCGCAAGCGCCTTGGGTTTGACCTTTGGTGCGCCGGTATGGGCGGATGATGCCGCTGAACGGTTAACTGAGCGCCTGGATCCGCTTGAGAGCTATCAGGCTACTTTTGAGCAGCAGATTCTTGATGGCAGTGGCGAGCGTCTACAGAGCGCGCGTGGCGAGATGTGGCTTTCGCGCCCTGGGTTGCTGCGTTGGGAAGTGGAAGCGCCGTATTCGCAAACCGTCGTGTCGGATGGCGACGATGTGTATATGTATGATCCCGACCTTGAGCAAGTCACCGTTCAGGCGATGGATGATCGCGTCACCCACACGCCCGCGCTGCTGCTGTCGGGCAGCGTGGATGAGTTAACCGAGAGCTATGAGGTGTTCTACGAGCAAGATGGCGGCGAAGACGTTTTTACGTTGGTGCCTATCTCAGCCGATACGCTTTTCGAAGAGTTAAGCATGGTATTCGATGCTGACACATTGACCGAGCTGTGGATGATGGACAGCACCGGGCAGCGCACGGCTATTACCTTCAGCAACATTACCAGCAACGGCAACATCGACCAGAGCATGTTTGACTTCGAGATTCCCGAAGGCACCGATGTTATCCGCGAACAGCTTTAA